A single window of Methanoculleus oceani DNA harbors:
- a CDS encoding RNA-guided endonuclease InsQ/TnpB family protein, whose product MHITAKIRIQVMPEQEDVLWHLSEKCRLVYNFALAERNRNYQENKDRPDKQYIGYVQQANALPRLKEKYPEYKWVYSKVLQTTLKSLDDDFRSFFALRQDGDKGANPPGFKGKDHFCTLRYNQSGFKIEGDRIRFSHFYNTMPLIFALPAGSQFTNVKQVDLFYDDIKSAYYVSIVHEVQPAQEYRDNGLYQAFDLGVTRHVGVNSHGKFIEFPVAHPDKYWKTPIAELQARRDHCKKKSRKWQKLNRLKRKCERKQGNQIKDFQHRLSKKIVKNTRANTILVGDLSVKQMPRSRQATPGLNRATQNTGHLSRFIGFLTYKATLAGKRVIKIDEQNTTKACCVCGTLHDMPLWKRVLECECGNTMDRDRNSAVNIMVRFLSQNAPRTGYRQFAGNLRQTGLEIPVHSQEAPCVGGGSSRIWVVP is encoded by the coding sequence GTGCACATCACCGCAAAAATCAGGATTCAGGTCATGCCCGAGCAGGAGGACGTGCTCTGGCATCTCTCCGAGAAGTGCCGATTAGTCTACAATTTTGCGCTTGCCGAGCGGAACCGGAATTACCAGGAAAACAAAGACAGACCCGACAAACAGTACATCGGATATGTGCAGCAGGCGAACGCCCTCCCTAGGTTGAAGGAGAAGTATCCCGAGTACAAGTGGGTCTACTCAAAAGTGCTTCAGACGACATTGAAGTCCCTGGACGACGACTTTCGCTCATTCTTCGCCCTGCGACAGGATGGGGATAAGGGGGCAAATCCCCCGGGGTTCAAGGGAAAAGACCACTTCTGCACGCTGCGCTACAACCAGAGCGGGTTCAAGATCGAGGGGGACCGGATCCGGTTCTCCCACTTCTACAACACGATGCCACTGATCTTCGCCCTACCCGCTGGTTCTCAGTTCACCAACGTCAAACAGGTTGATCTCTTCTACGACGACATCAAGAGCGCGTACTATGTATCGATCGTTCATGAGGTCCAGCCGGCGCAGGAGTACCGTGACAACGGGCTCTACCAGGCGTTTGACCTCGGGGTGACCCGGCACGTCGGGGTGAACAGTCACGGGAAGTTCATTGAGTTTCCTGTGGCTCACCCGGACAAGTACTGGAAAACCCCGATCGCTGAGTTGCAGGCCCGGCGAGACCACTGTAAGAAGAAGAGCCGAAAGTGGCAGAAGCTGAACCGGCTCAAGCGGAAGTGTGAACGAAAACAGGGCAACCAGATCAAAGATTTCCAGCACAGATTGAGCAAGAAAATCGTTAAGAACACTCGGGCTAACACGATCCTCGTTGGGGATCTGAGCGTGAAGCAGATGCCCCGGTCCCGGCAGGCGACCCCGGGGCTCAACCGCGCCACCCAGAACACGGGGCACCTGTCGCGGTTCATCGGATTTTTGACCTACAAGGCAACCCTTGCAGGTAAGAGAGTAATAAAAATCGATGAACAGAACACGACAAAAGCCTGTTGTGTCTGCGGGACGCTTCACGACATGCCGCTCTGGAAACGAGTTCTAGAATGTGAGTGCGGGAACACCATGGATCGAGACCGGAACAGTGCGGTCAATATCATGGTACGGTTCCTATCACAGAATGCCCCGCGAACGGGCTACCGGCAGTTCGCCGGTAATCTGCGACAGACAGGTCTGGAAATTCCAGTACACTCGCAGGAAGCCCCCTGCGTAGGCGGGGGTAGTTCGCGGATTTGGGTAGTGCCATAG
- a CDS encoding ester cyclase, giving the protein MPSEENKAIVRRFIEAYNSRNLDLFDDLVAPDYVDHTHQQQGREIFKQLFSMAFNAFPDWNENIEDIIAEEDRVWVCVNATGTHTGEWNLSGVPLPPTGKKVTMTMVFIWRIENGKLAEGWEVDEDRDFLKQLGVIEYTEKGRNLFPEDVG; this is encoded by the coding sequence ATGCCGTCCGAAGAGAATAAGGCGATTGTTCGCAGGTTTATCGAAGCCTACAACAGCCGAAACCTGGATCTGTTCGACGATTTAGTGGCACCGGATTACGTCGACCACACTCATCAACAACAGGGCCGGGAAATCTTCAAACAACTCTTTAGTATGGCTTTCAACGCCTTCCCCGACTGGAATGAGAATATCGAAGATATCATTGCCGAAGAGGACAGGGTGTGGGTTTGTGTTAACGCTACGGGGACCCATACCGGCGAATGGAATCTTTCCGGAGTTCCGTTACCTCCTACCGGCAAGAAGGTGACAATGACGATGGTCTTCATCTGGCGTATCGAGAACGGCAAACTTGCAGAGGGATGGGAAGTCGATGAGGACCGGGATTTCCTCAAACAACTGGGCGTCATCGAATACACGGAAAAAGGAAGGAATCTCTTCCCGGAAGATGTTGGGTAG
- a CDS encoding helix-hairpin-helix domain-containing protein, which translates to MIMAIPERQVTNRDVAERLAFMGRLLEIAGVDRYRTGAYERAARQVERLSLPVAELDEEELTRIPGIGVRIAGQIREIAATGSFRELKDLQATIPGSIVELLGVAGVGPRTLHTLWKRLGILTLEDLERAVQGHRIRALPGFGAKKEETIRRGIGQFRHRSDRMTRPQADAVLANVAALIPDGQYLVAGSYRRGSSTVGRLEIVATGNRSALVNHAPAGAIAHESAEEVSLSLAGAGVNIRFTEPGRCGTALLCATGSRGFLARLGEVALARGYRLGPDGLLDSASGRLQTFGSEEEVFAFLGMAAVPPELREDRGEIELALRGALPALVDLSDVRGDLHAHTTWSDGRQSLEDVATAGDARNYEYIVVTDHSSRVSPDALAKQRAEIERINRQHACQLLAGSEVDIKSDGTLGYQNRVLADLDLVIASVHSGFAQDQDVLTRRVLTAMENEHVDIIGHPTGRLLGRRPPYAIDLLRVMKHAAETGTALEINASPHRLDLEDIYIRHAKKEGVKLAAGTDAHRIGEFSNMRYGIVLARRGWCAPDDILNTLSLSGLLEWRS; encoded by the coding sequence ATGATCATGGCGATCCCGGAGAGGCAGGTCACGAACAGGGACGTTGCCGAACGGCTCGCGTTCATGGGCCGTCTGCTCGAGATCGCGGGGGTTGATCGGTACCGGACCGGGGCCTACGAGCGGGCGGCGCGGCAGGTCGAGCGGCTCTCCCTCCCGGTCGCCGAACTCGATGAGGAGGAACTCACCCGCATCCCGGGCATAGGAGTCCGGATAGCCGGGCAGATCCGGGAGATCGCCGCTACCGGATCGTTTCGGGAACTAAAAGATCTGCAGGCAACCATCCCGGGATCAATCGTCGAACTGCTCGGCGTTGCCGGGGTGGGGCCCCGGACCCTGCACACCCTCTGGAAGAGACTCGGCATCCTGACCCTGGAGGATCTCGAGCGGGCAGTGCAGGGACACCGGATCAGGGCGCTCCCGGGGTTCGGCGCAAAGAAGGAGGAGACGATCAGGAGAGGTATCGGGCAGTTCCGCCACAGGTCGGACCGGATGACCCGGCCACAGGCCGACGCCGTGCTCGCGAACGTGGCGGCGCTGATCCCGGACGGGCAGTATCTGGTTGCGGGGAGTTACCGGCGGGGGTCGAGCACCGTCGGCAGGCTCGAGATCGTCGCTACCGGGAACCGGAGCGCCCTCGTAAACCACGCACCCGCCGGTGCAATCGCCCACGAGAGCGCCGAAGAGGTTTCGCTCTCGCTTGCCGGTGCCGGAGTGAACATCCGGTTCACCGAACCCGGCCGGTGCGGCACCGCGCTCCTCTGTGCCACCGGTTCACGTGGGTTCCTGGCCCGGCTCGGCGAGGTGGCGCTCGCACGGGGCTACCGTCTCGGCCCCGACGGTCTCCTGGACTCTGCGAGCGGGCGCCTGCAGACATTCGGGAGCGAGGAAGAGGTCTTTGCGTTCCTCGGGATGGCAGCCGTCCCGCCGGAGTTGCGCGAGGACCGGGGCGAGATCGAACTCGCCCTCCGGGGCGCCCTCCCCGCCCTCGTCGATCTATCCGACGTGCGGGGAGACCTCCACGCCCACACCACCTGGAGCGACGGCCGTCAGTCGCTCGAGGACGTAGCGACGGCAGGTGATGCCCGGAACTACGAGTACATCGTGGTAACCGACCACTCCTCGCGAGTGAGCCCGGATGCCCTCGCAAAGCAACGGGCCGAGATCGAACGGATCAACCGGCAGCACGCCTGCCAGCTCCTCGCCGGGAGCGAAGTGGATATCAAAAGCGACGGCACGCTCGGGTACCAGAACAGGGTTCTTGCCGACCTCGACCTGGTGATCGCATCGGTCCACTCGGGGTTTGCCCAGGACCAGGACGTCCTGACCCGGCGCGTCCTCACCGCTATGGAGAACGAGCACGTCGATATCATCGGCCATCCCACCGGACGCCTGCTCGGCCGCAGGCCGCCGTATGCGATCGACCTTCTCCGCGTCATGAAGCATGCGGCGGAGACCGGGACCGCCCTCGAGATCAACGCGTCGCCCCACCGTCTCGACCTTGAGGATATTTATATCAGGCACGCGAAGAAGGAAGGAGTGAAACTGGCTGCAGGAACCGATGCCCACCGAATTGGCGAATTTTCAAACATGCGCTACGGCATCGTGCTGGCACGCCGGGGCTGGTGCGCCCCGGACGATATCTTGAATACCCTCTCCCTATCCGGGCTGCTGGAGTGGAGGTCGTGA
- a CDS encoding undecaprenyl diphosphate synthase family protein: MIYRLYEKILLRDLHTLPEHICFMITEQDMLDAPDNLYLAAQWCRDLGIASAMFHISTADPARLERCLPLIRTLSSIARLTLHYRDEKEVSGEGMDVTVAIGKSGREEIAGCVRRMAEDGVDPGSVDEDLLESYLTFNYEPDLVIKTGGDHLTDFLIWQSVYSELFFLDINWALLRKVDFLRALRDFQSRARRFGR; the protein is encoded by the coding sequence GTGATCTACCGGCTCTACGAGAAGATCCTCCTCCGGGACCTCCATACGCTCCCGGAACACATCTGCTTCATGATCACCGAGCAGGATATGCTCGACGCCCCGGACAACCTCTACCTTGCCGCCCAGTGGTGCCGCGACCTCGGGATCGCCAGTGCCATGTTCCACATCAGCACCGCCGATCCGGCCCGGCTGGAACGGTGCCTCCCTTTGATTCGCACGCTCTCGTCGATAGCACGCCTGACCCTGCACTACCGGGACGAAAAGGAGGTCAGCGGGGAAGGCATGGACGTGACGGTGGCGATCGGGAAGAGCGGCCGGGAGGAGATCGCCGGCTGCGTGAGACGGATGGCCGAAGACGGGGTGGACCCGGGCTCCGTCGACGAAGACCTGCTGGAGTCGTACCTCACCTTCAACTACGAGCCGGACCTCGTCATCAAGACAGGCGGCGATCACCTGACCGACTTCCTCATCTGGCAGTCGGTCTACTCCGAACTCTTCTTCCTCGACATCAACTGGGCACTGCTCAGAAAAGTGGACTTTCTCCGGGCACTCAGGGACTTCCAGTCCAGGGCGCGCCGGTTCGGCCGGTAA
- the uppS gene encoding polyprenyl diphosphate synthase: MLRSRIEPLYERYLRWQVKHIPRHVAVIQDGNRRFAREQGLDTAIGHRLGADATEQVLDWACELGVRYITLYTFSTENFRRDSAELASLFLLFQEKFAAIVTDERVHRDHIRVQMIGDRSLLPDDLLATIEAAEKATLHYTDYYINIALAYGGRNEIVHAARSILEEVKRGAVDPAAIDPAIVEAHLHRGAPIPPVDLIIRTGNDYRTSNFLPWLANGHESAVYFCAPFWPAFRKIDLLRAMRVYDQRMLLKERADRRG; encoded by the coding sequence ATGCTGCGATCGAGGATTGAACCCCTCTACGAGCGTTACCTGCGGTGGCAGGTGAAACACATCCCCCGGCACGTCGCGGTGATCCAGGACGGAAACCGCCGGTTTGCCCGGGAGCAGGGGCTCGATACGGCGATAGGCCACCGGCTCGGCGCCGATGCCACGGAACAGGTTCTCGACTGGGCGTGCGAGCTCGGCGTGCGGTACATCACGCTCTACACCTTCTCCACCGAGAACTTCCGGAGGGACAGCGCCGAGCTCGCGTCGCTCTTTCTCCTCTTTCAGGAGAAGTTCGCCGCGATCGTGACCGACGAACGGGTGCACCGGGACCACATCCGGGTGCAGATGATCGGCGACCGGTCCCTTCTTCCCGACGACCTCCTTGCAACCATCGAAGCGGCGGAGAAGGCGACACTGCACTACACCGACTACTACATCAACATCGCGCTCGCCTACGGCGGCCGGAACGAGATCGTGCACGCCGCCCGGTCGATCCTCGAAGAAGTCAAGCGGGGCGCCGTCGATCCCGCGGCCATCGATCCTGCGATCGTTGAAGCCCACCTGCACCGCGGGGCGCCCATACCCCCCGTCGACCTGATCATCCGCACCGGCAACGACTACCGGACATCCAACTTCCTCCCCTGGCTCGCGAACGGCCACGAGTCGGCTGTCTACTTCTGCGCTCCGTTCTGGCCGGCGTTCAGGAAGATCGACCTTTTGCGGGCGATGCGGGTCTACGACCAGCGCATGCTGCTTAAGGAGCGTGCAGACCGGCGGGGCTGA